The following proteins come from a genomic window of Diprion similis isolate iyDipSimi1 chromosome 8, iyDipSimi1.1, whole genome shotgun sequence:
- the LOC124408599 gene encoding elongation of very long chain fatty acids protein AAEL008004-like produces the protein MDQVVRMVVDAYRDLMDNKSDPRVNGWFMMSGPMPTALICITYAYCVKVLGPKLMENRKPMKLRKVLIFYNLFQVIFSYWLFKESLVAGWGGHYSFRCQPVDYSNNTLALRMAHACWWYYISKFTEFFDTIFFVLRKKNEQVSTLHVIHHGIMPMSVWFGLKFTPGGHSTFFGLLNTFVHIVMYSYYLLAALGPHMQPYLWWKKYLTTLQMVQFVLVMVHAFQLLFIQCNYPKAFVWWIGMHAVLFYFLFRDFYQQAYVKKSRNVARTDDSNDAKLQNGKVQDGEGILKNGLQLGADNKDEIYAGKYKMATGYISGNGLRNRVFIDNRSISE, from the exons ATGGACCAGGTAGTCAGGATGGTGGTGGACGCCTATCGGGACCTAATGGACAACAAAAGTGACCCGAGAGTTAACGGTTGGTTCATGATGAGCGGTCCAATGCCGACGGCGTTGATATGCATCACCTACGCCTACTGCGTCAAGGTGCTTGGACCTAAGCTGATGGAAAACAGGAAGCCGATGAAGCTCCGGaaggttttaattttctacaacCTCTTCCAAGTCATATTCTCCTACTGGCTCTTCAAAGAG TCTCTTGTTGCCGGATGGGGCGGTCATTACTCCTTCAGATGTCAACCGGTCGATTATTCCAACAACACGTTGGCCCTCAGAATGGCCCACGCGTGTTGGTGGTACTACATATCCAAATTCACGGAATTCTTCGACACGATATTCTTCGTGCTTAGAAAGAAGAACGAACAGGTGTCGACCCTCCACGTCATTCATCACGGAATAATGCCGATGTCCGTCTGGTTCGGGCTGAAATTCACGCCAG GAGGTCACAGCACGTTCTTCGGTCTGCTCAACACCTTCGTTCACATAGTGATGTACTCCTACTATCTGCTGGCCGCTCTCGGTCCCCATATGCAGCCTTACCTCTGGTGGAAGAAGTATTTGACGACCCTGCAGATGGTCCAGTTTGTTCTGGTTATGGTACACGCGTTCCAGCTGCTCTTCATCCAGTGCAACTACCCGAAGGCCTTCGTTTGGTGGATCGGAATGCACGCCGTGCTCTTCTACTTCCTGTTCAGGGACTTCTACCAGCAGGCCTACGTCAAGAAGTCACGCAACGTCGCCAGGACTGACGATTCCAACGACGCGAAGCTACAGAACGGCAAAGTTCAGGACGGCGAGGGTATCCTGAAGAACGGTCTGCAACTCGGCGCCGATAACAAGGACGAGATATACGCCGGCAAGTACAAAATGGCGACAGGCTACATTTCCGGTAACGGATTGAGGAACAGAGTCTTCATAGACAATAGGAGCATCAGCGAATAG